The following is a genomic window from Clostridium fungisolvens.
AAGTATCTTTACCCAATTTAACTTGTCCAAAACTATTTTCATCAACATTAGTATATCCTGTGTTTTCTATATCACTTGATGCATCTTTGAGTGTGTCTTCGAAAGATACTGTACTTCTTTTGTACCCTGCAGTATTTATATTTGCCATATTATTTGCGATTACCTTTGATCTTAATGAAGAAACATCTAATCCTCTCTTAATAAGGTTATAAGTATAATTATCTGAATCCACTCTATTAATAGTCATTAAATTTCACCACCATTCGAACGTTTTTTACTGTACTACTAAAAACTTTTTCTATTTATTTATATTTTACTATTAACGTTTTAAAAATAAAGTATTTTTTATATACTTTTTTGTAATAAACTAAGCTTTTTTGTAAAAATACAGCTTATGTTAAAAATTATATCTTAATTTTTCATATTTTTCTAGATTAAATTTTAACTAAATGTAAAAAATAATTAAATTTATGCATTTAAATTTTTACAAGGTACATCTTAGCGATATTTTTCTGAATATTCAAACTAATTTGAATTGTTCGTCATCACGAAATTATTATATAAAAAATATCGAATTTTGTCATCAGAAATAATTTATAATTTTATTGAGTAATTTTGATTTTCTTACCATTGTTGAATTTAATTAAAGAAAAAGTAGATACTACGTTGTTCGTAGTATCTACTTTACTCTGCTTAGTATATTCAAAACATCTTGTGGGAACTTGTTTGTTTGTGCCAAAAGTGCTGTAGCTGATTGTACTAGTATACCGTTCTTTGAGTATTCCATCATTTCATTAGCGATATCAGTATCTCTAAGACTACTGTCTGCTCTTTGTAACACTTCACTGTTGCTGCTTAAATTTTCTGAAGCTACTTCAAATCTATTTTGTAGAGCTCCATATTTACTTCTTATGCTATTTACTTGAGCAATTGAATCATCGATGACTTTGAGGTTAGTGCTAGATTTTGAAGCATCTGTAACATCAATTCCGCTTAGTGCATTACCTTTATCATCCTTTAACATATCAGTACTTATATTATACATTGGTATATCAATAGTATCTCCTACATTTGCTCCAGACATCATAGGTTGCATATATGGTTGATCATTATTAGTAACATACTGACTATTCAAAAGCTTTAATCCATTAAACTCAGCATCACTACCTATAGAATTTATATGCTGTTTTAGCT
Proteins encoded in this region:
- a CDS encoding flagellin N-terminal helical domain-containing protein — protein: MRLYHNLASLDLFRNYKKNLAGQSNSIERLSSGVKINSAKENPNAIGQSELIRLQLRGSDAAQKNVQDGVSMMQTVDGALGSVNEALQRMKELTVQGSNDTLSDHDKEIVQQEMEQLKQHINSIGSDAEFNGLKLLNSQYVTNNDQPYMQPMMSGANVGDTIDIPMYNISTDMLKDDKGNALSGIDVTDASKSSTNLKVIDDSIAQVNSIRSKYGALQNRFEVASENLSSNSEVLQRADSSLRDTDIANEMMEYSKNGILVQSATALLAQTNKFPQDVLNILSRVK
- the flgB gene encoding flagellar basal body rod protein FlgB; protein product: MTINRVDSDNYTYNLIKRGLDVSSLRSKVIANNMANINTAGYKRSTVSFEDTLKDASSDIENTGYTNVDENSFGQVKLGKDTSSSMRTDGNNVDLESEKVNQAANTLLYNALITQANNKLSMTKYVITGGGR